The following are encoded in a window of Narcine bancroftii isolate sNarBan1 chromosome 2, sNarBan1.hap1, whole genome shotgun sequence genomic DNA:
- the ppt2b gene encoding lysosomal thioesterase PPT2 isoform X2 → MLPPPWAVLAASVAAVLRLAHTYRPVIVVHGLFDSPGDLVTLQTYITQSHPGTNVTIIDLFDRTKSLMSLWSQVEGFKQAIYPIMENAANGVHMICYSQGGLICRGILSTMPAHNVHTLVSLSSPMLGQYGDTDYLKWLFPKYVKSNLYHVCYTQIGQRVSICNYWNDPHHHDLYLNTSNYLALLNNERMNPNASEWKKNFLRLQHLVLIGGPDDGVITPWQSSHFGFYNENETVVEMRRQLGPGPECW, encoded by the exons ATGTTGCCGCCCCCCTGGGCCGTCCTGGCCGCCTCCGTGGCGGCGGTGCTGCGGCTGGCTCACACCTACAGGCCGGTGATCGTGGTGCACGGCTTGTTCGACAGCCCGGGGGACTTGGTGACGCTGCAGACTTACATCACCCAG TCACATCCGGGAACCAATGTGACCATCATCGACCTGTTCGATCGCACAAAGAGTCTGATGTCCCTGTGGAGTCAGGTGGAAGGATTCAAACAGGCTATCTATCCCATCATGGAAAATGCAGCCAATGGGGTGCACATGATCTGTTATTCTCAAG GTGGCCTGATTTGCCGGGGAATCCTCTCCACCATGCCCGCCCACAACGTGCACACCCTCGTCTCGCTGTCGTCTCCTATGCTTGGCCAATACGGAG ATACCGATTACTTGAAATGGCTTTTTCCCAAGTACGTGAAGAGCAATCTCTATCACGTCTGCTACACCCAGATCGGACAGCGTGTCTCCATCTGTAATTATTGGAATG ACCCACATCATCACGACCTGTACCTCAACACCAGTAATTACCTGGCCTTACTGAACAACGAGAGGATGAACCCCAATGCCTCAG aaTGGAAGAAAAACTTCCTCAGGCTCCAGCACCTGGTACTGATTGGTGGGCCAGATGACGGCGTCATCACCCCCTGGCAGTCAAG CCACTTTGGGTTCTACAACGAGAATGAGACAGTGGTGGAGATGAGGAGGCAGCTG GGCCCAGGCCCAGAATGTTGGTGA
- the ppt2b gene encoding lysosomal thioesterase PPT2 isoform X3, with amino-acid sequence MSHPGTNVTIIDLFDRTKSLMSLWSQVEGFKQAIYPIMENAANGVHMICYSQGGLICRGILSTMPAHNVHTLVSLSSPMLGQYGDTDYLKWLFPKYVKSNLYHVCYTQIGQRVSICNYWNDPHHHDLYLNTSNYLALLNNERMNPNASEWKKNFLRLQHLVLIGGPDDGVITPWQSSHFGFYNENETVVEMRRQLVYLKDLFGLKTLDARGAITIFKIPDVHHTDWHSNRTIFDQCIVKWLT; translated from the exons ATG TCACATCCGGGAACCAATGTGACCATCATCGACCTGTTCGATCGCACAAAGAGTCTGATGTCCCTGTGGAGTCAGGTGGAAGGATTCAAACAGGCTATCTATCCCATCATGGAAAATGCAGCCAATGGGGTGCACATGATCTGTTATTCTCAAG GTGGCCTGATTTGCCGGGGAATCCTCTCCACCATGCCCGCCCACAACGTGCACACCCTCGTCTCGCTGTCGTCTCCTATGCTTGGCCAATACGGAG ATACCGATTACTTGAAATGGCTTTTTCCCAAGTACGTGAAGAGCAATCTCTATCACGTCTGCTACACCCAGATCGGACAGCGTGTCTCCATCTGTAATTATTGGAATG ACCCACATCATCACGACCTGTACCTCAACACCAGTAATTACCTGGCCTTACTGAACAACGAGAGGATGAACCCCAATGCCTCAG aaTGGAAGAAAAACTTCCTCAGGCTCCAGCACCTGGTACTGATTGGTGGGCCAGATGACGGCGTCATCACCCCCTGGCAGTCAAG CCACTTTGGGTTCTACAACGAGAATGAGACAGTGGTGGAGATGAGGAGGCAGCTG GTTTACCTCAAGGACCTGTTTGGCCTGAAGACATTGGATGCTAGGGGTGCCATCACAATATTCAAGATACCGGATGTGCATCACACGGACTGGCACTCCAATAGAACTATATTTGACCAGTGCATTGTCAAATGGCTCACGTAA
- the ppt2b gene encoding lysosomal thioesterase PPT2 isoform X1: MLPPPWAVLAASVAAVLRLAHTYRPVIVVHGLFDSPGDLVTLQTYITQSHPGTNVTIIDLFDRTKSLMSLWSQVEGFKQAIYPIMENAANGVHMICYSQGGLICRGILSTMPAHNVHTLVSLSSPMLGQYGDTDYLKWLFPKYVKSNLYHVCYTQIGQRVSICNYWNDPHHHDLYLNTSNYLALLNNERMNPNASEWKKNFLRLQHLVLIGGPDDGVITPWQSSHFGFYNENETVVEMRRQLVYLKDLFGLKTLDARGAITIFKIPDVHHTDWHSNRTIFDQCIVKWLT; the protein is encoded by the exons ATGTTGCCGCCCCCCTGGGCCGTCCTGGCCGCCTCCGTGGCGGCGGTGCTGCGGCTGGCTCACACCTACAGGCCGGTGATCGTGGTGCACGGCTTGTTCGACAGCCCGGGGGACTTGGTGACGCTGCAGACTTACATCACCCAG TCACATCCGGGAACCAATGTGACCATCATCGACCTGTTCGATCGCACAAAGAGTCTGATGTCCCTGTGGAGTCAGGTGGAAGGATTCAAACAGGCTATCTATCCCATCATGGAAAATGCAGCCAATGGGGTGCACATGATCTGTTATTCTCAAG GTGGCCTGATTTGCCGGGGAATCCTCTCCACCATGCCCGCCCACAACGTGCACACCCTCGTCTCGCTGTCGTCTCCTATGCTTGGCCAATACGGAG ATACCGATTACTTGAAATGGCTTTTTCCCAAGTACGTGAAGAGCAATCTCTATCACGTCTGCTACACCCAGATCGGACAGCGTGTCTCCATCTGTAATTATTGGAATG ACCCACATCATCACGACCTGTACCTCAACACCAGTAATTACCTGGCCTTACTGAACAACGAGAGGATGAACCCCAATGCCTCAG aaTGGAAGAAAAACTTCCTCAGGCTCCAGCACCTGGTACTGATTGGTGGGCCAGATGACGGCGTCATCACCCCCTGGCAGTCAAG CCACTTTGGGTTCTACAACGAGAATGAGACAGTGGTGGAGATGAGGAGGCAGCTG GTTTACCTCAAGGACCTGTTTGGCCTGAAGACATTGGATGCTAGGGGTGCCATCACAATATTCAAGATACCGGATGTGCATCACACGGACTGGCACTCCAATAGAACTATATTTGACCAGTGCATTGTCAAATGGCTCACGTAA